The Helicoverpa armigera isolate CAAS_96S chromosome 15, ASM3070526v1, whole genome shotgun sequence genomic interval taagtaataCAAATATGTTATGAAATATGACTATACCGCAGGTGTTGTTTTTAAGACCGTCTTGCTGAGGAAAAGTAAGTAAGTCAGCGCAAGTTAAAATGGAagttaatgaaaactaaaaagcatttttttgtaaCGTTTTTATTCCAATTGTACAAAAGTGTATCGTTGACAATTAGAGCTGCTGTAAAGATGACGCCATGCAGAACATTCCTTTCTTATCTTGTTCTTGAATCCGGTTAAATTACAGACGACTCTGGAACAAGAATTATCATATAAGCAAAAGTACCATACAGTAGATAAATACAGTCGTAGTCGCGTCGATTTGTAAACTGTTTTGAAAGTCCAAACAATTTTCAATGGAACATCAACAACATACAGAGTGAAAGTGCAGACTCTAATAATGAGTTTTCGACAAGTATACGCCGCCATGTCTTGGATCCGTCGTgaaacaaatacagttattcCACGTTCCACATCCATACAATGTGATTTCTTGATGTTTTTCAGGTAATCATGTGTGTGGGCCGATCCCGGCGGCACTGCAATGCCGGGCCGACCCGTGACGGGAGTGGAGCGAGCCCCGAACATCCCGTCAGTTTACAAAAATCAGTTTAATATACTGGTCCCTCAGTGAGGGAACTTTCAGATATTAAGCTGAAAAGAACAGATACTACACTTTGATCTTAGCCAAAAGGCCGAGAAGCGATACCGGTCTATAAAGTATGGGGGAAGGTCGTTCAaacgcggagaatcttaacaccgcgatgtaGAAAACGAGGCGAAttgtacagcgccatctatcgagccCGGGTAGAAACTTGGTCTTTCATATCTGTGGTGTTTATCCGCTATGGGAGACCATGATCCctacatagttattttatagTAAGGTAAATTAgcaatttctttaatttaatgatttttgtacatatttggAACCTAAACAAAGGGAATGAGAATCTTCATATTTCTAAGGTGCATAAGTAGGCCTAATTTAGATGAACTAAGTAAGTGGTAAATAATCATCGAAACTGGAAAAGTAGCAAATCTAGATATAGTTACAAATGCTATAAATGTTAAGCTATAAGAAAACAATGTACACTTAACAGTAATTGAAGACGAGGAATTTATTAAAGACGATATGGgtaaattatacatataaaaccgATGACTAGAGAAAAGAAGAATGAAAAAGATAAAGACaccaaagaaaataacaaaacatacagAGCAACAGAATGCAAAATTTCCAAAACTAGAGGTACAATTGCATACCTCAGGGCCGACATGTATGGCGAGCATCATATCATAGTCGTTAGCGCCAACAGTGATGTGTGCCCGTCCGTCGTTGCCCACGGTGACCGTCTTGCCCTGGCACGAGTTGCCCACCTTGTTGCCCGATATCACGTCACAGTACCTGCCAGCGGGCAAGCAAGTCTGTGGGGAAAAGGTAAAGAAAATATAGATTAGTCATCAGAAAAGATAGATCAATGTTATAGCAAATCCAGCATAATCCAGCATAACAGCATGTTACGTGTTTTGAGTTTAACCTcccctccccactcagagatatttggttacttaagccattccttagtgaaggatttgtatgacattccgtcactaaggagtgacttaagtaatcatgaAATGTCTCTGAGGGGGAGGTAGGAGTCTTAACAAGACACAGCAGCTTCTTCGAAATAAGCGAGCTTACATAAAGCGAGCGGAAATCTGCTGTTGACTTGGACATACTTAAGTAAAGTATTTGTTACAAACCTGAAGAGTCTGATTAAGATCCCAGTAATCGTTATTGAAAGCGATGAAAGCGTTGCCTCCTCTACAGAAGGCGATCTGGTTGCTGCCATTATCCCACCAGTCGTTAAGGCCAGTGTTGCCAGCCGCGTTCCTGAAGCCGACCATCGCGTAGATCTGACGCCAGCGGTGTTGGCAGACCCAGCCGTTACCGCAAGAGTCATCCTTGTGGAAGGGAAATAGGGATATTGATAAtagtttcaatgtttttgtagAGGAGACTGTGGAGAGTGATGTTTTTATTGACGTAATAGGGAAATCAGCAATTATCTGACAATTGAGACTTATTTGTACGGGGACTTTGTGATCTAGATAAAGACAGTAAAAATGAAGTGTAATAAATCGCAAACAGATCGTCTTGATATGATGAAAATTTTGCAGTAGATCTAGACAACAAGGTACATATAACTTACAGAATTGATAGAAGGCGAAATAATATTTCCATTGTTATCCATAGGTGGTCCAACTTCAGTGTCCCAGAAATCGAAACTGCTCATAACTTGAGGTTCTCCGTAAGGGTGAGCAAGCAAGAACGCGATAGCTCCCTTGTAAGGGCGAGGGTTCTTGTAAGTTAGTACATTACCGCCACCGCCGTGATCTCTTTCGTTATCGTGATTGTCTATGAAGGTCAATGAGTCTTCGTGAGCTAGGAGACCCCATTGCGGACCCCAGCTAGACAACCATctagaaaaaaagaaagaaaatgtatttatttgagaAGGAAAATAAAGACACACAAAAGCGTCTGTGTTCATAAAACATACACATGAAGGGGTAAAATATGCGTAAAAATGGACCCTGCTTAGTACCTCTAGcgacttaaaataaatagataaataaataaaataaaaaagcatcaTGAAGATGAAACACAACATGAAAGTTGAtaaaacaaatcacaaataaatgGATATGACGAAACCTgctaagatattttatttacctcagCTGGTTGTTTCCTCTAAAAGCATTACTAAGTTCCAATCCAACTTTGAACTCAGTGACGGCTCCGATGGGAGTATACTCATCCCGGCTAATAGCTTCACCTCCGTAGTCGATAACTTCTTGGTAGATATAAGGCCTGGCGTTAGCGGGGAACCCGTGGGCTGTGTTCAAGTTGTGGAGACGGTCGTAGATGATGCGAAGATCGGAAGGCCACATGTGTTTGGCGGCGTCGATTCtgcggagaaaaatatttagaatttggAAAAATTTAGAGGTCTTATTGAACTTTACTTTGCTTTACTTTAGAAGAAAATTAGTAATTTAGAAACCAAATCTctgcatataaataaataatgtctggacacattttcacacacggtcggttagccccatggtaagttattaattaacttgtgttatgggtgctaacacaactgataaactacatatagctacgtatattacatattgataaatacatattgtgacacccagaccacggccaacaaacatgctcatcacacacatgtcgaccgaaccgggaatcgaacccgggacctcaggttcggcagtccggcatggtgaccattgcgccatcgaaaAATGTGCAGGGCCAAGTGTGAGGGGcacaatttcaaatatttttgaagctgTTGGGAGTAGTGTTTTAAACATAAATTGAATCTTCATTTTAATTTAGCTACCGTTTGCGCTGCTAAGCTTGAGAGGTCCTTATTTGTACATACCTGAAACCAGCAACACCCAAATCGATAAGATGATTCATGAAGTTGACAATCATGTTCCTCACGTGCTCGTCAGCCTGGTTCAAGTCTTTGAGTCCGACAAGCTCGCAGTTACGCACCTGaaacattttcatacatttgtaaTACACACTTTAAAGTTAAATGAACCTTTAGCTTATTAGCTGCTTATCTAGACTCTGTATCTTAAGTGTAAAAACgggtatgaaaaaaaaacttcataataAGCCAAATACTGAAATGGAAACGGTTAACCATCATGTACATTTAGTCCAATTATCGTTGACTATATTATAGCCAAGACACGCCCAGCGCGGTGAATATGGAGTAGGTAGGGGCAAATCCCCTCCAGCTTAGGAAAGCCTTTCTTTAGCAGTGTACGTTTTTAGCCAGTGACGACGACCATAGCTAACGGTCCAATACTTCTAAAAAAACCTTAAGTTAACAGATAAAACTCACTCTCCAAGCATTATTAACGTAATCCATGCCATCAATGACGCAGTGCGGCCAGTTGAAGTGCTGCCTATAGAAGGGAACGGCAGGGTAGTTCCAGTCTGAGAACACGGCGGTACTGCCCGCGGTGCCCACGTTCTCTGGCGGCTCGCCCGTCATGTGGTTGATTACTGCGTCTACGTAGATCCTGGAGGTGTTGAGTGAGGATTTATGAGGAATTTGAAGGCGTCCACAGTTAGTAAAGGTGTAGTGATCGAAGATGAACTAATATCTGCTTAGCTCCGAGTATGTTGGGGTTGTCTTCCAGTCTATCGGGATGCTGCCAAGTGGTGTTTTAGATGGAAGGTCTTTGTATGTGGATAAGGTTGATGTTGCAAAATATGGCTGATTCGCTGTCGACTCATTTTTATTTCGCTGTTGTATTTAGGGTCGACATTGTATAGGTAAATATAAGAGCTCTGTGTGTCCTTTTAGACAGACTTCCTATCAAGCCAAAGGTAAGCTTATTAAACTGACTTACCATATTTTTAGACAAAATCGAAGCATTGCCATCAAGATGAGGTaacgtacttaactttatttattaatgaccTACCAACCCTCTTAAGAAGATTAAGAAGAAGACGCTAAGCAACGTCATTCGGTAAAATTACCTGACGCCTACAGCATTACATCTGCGCAACATGTCAGCGAATTGCCGCTCGTCGCCGGAGCGCGTCACGAGTTTGTAAGACATGGGCTGGTAGCGCTCCCACCAGGGACGGTTGTAGGACCATAGTACCACGTTCTCGTTGGGCGGTGAAATCTATTGCAGATAATGAATAAGAATATGTTAAACCCCTTTATTGAAAGTTCctgtaaaaagttttatgaaaatctcGCTGTGCTGTCAATGAAGTTATTTATAGCTTGGAAGTAGGTAAGacgacaattaaaaaaaataccgcaTCATCAAATCGGTCCATTCATTTGAGAGTTATTATCTCAAGATTTAGGTATACTTAAAATATCCCTTCTCTTTTTTTGCTGGGGGTTAAAAATCTTAAATCAGTGACAATCGATAATTGCGTTATACTTAATCGTTGTTAtccaaataggtacctactacgaTTCAATTAAGCATTAAGTACCTAtgagataataaaatatacctacatctttataatgttgttatttcctgtgttttctttaattttcacCTATACTTAATTATCAGTTCAAAGTACAATCACTTTTGGCAGTTCTAAAATTAGCCTTACTATTAaccagtagcggcgtaaggggggggtggagggggcggtccgccccgggtagggtagactgggtacagttgtgccaattttcgtttgatcaccaataattttgatatttgactaattagctcgcaggaaaggaacttgtatcgcaatttgtacatttgtgtacgtaaaaacactcatatattgttccttaatacaatgtattactcataagatcaatttaaaaaaaaatgggaaagtgtcacaaccggccacataccaagggcggttgtgacatgcataaacatatatcaaaatggtctataatatcttttattgtagaaatgtttaacataataagcttacaaacatagttttaacaatcaacaaaacaacatttgctctgttcaaacttgtagctgtagaaaggcttgtagcttgagctacacgtacgaaatcccttgtttcacttcttcatcggcatctttttattttttgatatcacaCTGCGCTCTTTCGGTCTTCCGCAAACGTATCCTGgacatctaaaagcaaaaaacaataatatgagatttattatatgtaaagatattcgtcacaaccgtacccaaaaaaattgacacaaccgtacccaacgcatcattttgaaaacaaaaaatcgccatgattttgccaaatactttacgtaaaaagaaatcacttgtaattaaatattaatattcaacttttaaagaaaaaaataacaaggtaatctatctgtataaaaataacagtaattaggaaacgaaatcgaacaaaaatacttacttttgattgttgaaaagcaatgtgggctcctgcttacgtcaacgtcgtgcgccggctaacgcaatactggggaacgtgtttaggcttgtgagccacgtctttctccctcACAACCTCCCCCGTtttacgtatagtttcgttacaactgcgactgtcactaccgtaccctggcacaaccgtacccagtttaccctacCACGTctaggggggtgccatctcggtcggcacatatctgcacgaccaggatggcacggGCAAAAGGGACCATTCACGGAGGGCTTTCGTAATCTGCacagcctaggttcactaccagtcgCAGTGCAGGCCCGGCCCAAGACATCGCCACGGGATTGAGAGGGGTGACACAGTCCGagtgtcacccctctcttttCCACTCACATCCTTGCCGCACCCCACTCGCgccaaaatcacaataaattaactgattatttaaatgaattccttaaagttagaaaaaaagcGCTCACTTCGCtcgaggttttttttttctttacacattttaatttattctgcgcttacttttgtgacccaaaactgaaaaaatttcgcgctcgctacgctcgcgactatTCCACTTTTCATTGCATTCTTTTAACTACTTAgagtacttttgtgtcccataactcaaaatatttcgcgctcgctacgctcgcggccaTTCCACTTTacactattttcttttaactggtttgggtacttttgtgtcctgtaactcaaaaaatttcgcgctcgctacgctcgcgggtttTCCGAGATTTGCAGTGCTTTCTTTTAATTGCTTTGGGTACTTTTGAgacccaaaactcgaaaaatttcgcactcgctacgctcgcggctttacAAAACTTTGCGGTGCTTTCTTTTAACTGCCTTAAGGTACTTTTGTATccctaaactcaaaaaatttcgcgctcgctacgctcgcggcttttgaaGAATGTACAGTGATTTCTTTTAAAtgctttgggtacttttgtgaccctaaattaaaaaaatttcgcgctcgctgcgctcgcggcttttgcgcTATACGCAAGTTTCTTTGGATTTAATTGGgtatttttgtgtcccaaaaactaaaaagaaaatgcaCACGGTACTGAtggtaggtatatgtagtatgcgtttaaaaataatccataaaaGAAATtttggggtgctcaataggtagccgccccgggtgccatccgatgctacgccgccactgctATTAACATCtagcttttatgttttttacgcCCCAAACCCAAAATATCAGTCTTACCTGAATGCCACCATATCCTTTAGGACCAAGGAACCTTTCGCATTCATCGGCGATGTCATCCCACTTCCATTCAAAGAGGTGGACGTTCACCGACCTCCCGGGTGCATAGTACGGGTTCTTGTAGGCGTTCGCGGCCGTGGCCACAACCAACAGGCTGCAGAAGACCAACCACCCCTGGAAATAGAACTCGTTATGTTTGACACCTACCTACCTAGTCTCCGGCCGAACCGAAACGCTTTCAGCAACAGCGAAAAGGATTTTCAGTCGTACTCTAATTTGTGACGAATTTTAGTTAGCTTTTGCCTGTTAGTATAAAACACGATCATCTTCATATTATCTTTCATCTTAAATGATTTGAAAGCTTGAAGAAATAATTTTGCTCGAAAAGTTCTACTGAGGCGATGATCAACAGCTTACTTTCAGTTATTTCCATTAtacgccgaccccaaataaaattgggataaaggcaggagAATGATGAACAAGTAACTGCAACTAGGTTTGTCAGAAAATGTTTCGGTATAGTTCTAAAAACCCGAGCTTCTcgtataatttaataacacctcaaattaaattagtattccaataatttgtttatttattcaagattttaaattcattcaagATGTTAAATTCTCTGCATTAAAAAGcaaatgtaagtaatttatgATTAGAAGTGCACTTACCATCTTACTGCGAGCTTATCAAATTATATACAACTTTGCAGCAATAAAACTCGCgtcaatataaacataatacgatttgtacaaattaattattaaccgATAACAAGGCAAAAGTAATTATCTGACCATATCGTAATTCCTTCCACCACATTCTAATCGTGATAAGCTAAAATCCATACctaaaaagtaagtaatttgTCAGCTCATCAATCTTTTAATACGATAGATTACACAGATTATTCGATACCCTGCTAGACCAACAGGATAATCAGCTTAAAAAATCTCACCAGCAGCTcataaacagtttatttatatgttataggTAGGTCAAATTGAAATAATCGTGGTAGGTATCTACTTAAgtgcattaaaattatattatgtaagtgaTAAACATACTGAGGTTGTCGGATTAAAAGTTTAGGCACCTATTGgaggaaaaactaaaaaaaaaactgaatttaatttacttttcattttaatttaacttttgaaAACGCATAATGTaaccaacaaaattatttaaattctcCCGCGCTTTGGATATTGCCAACACAATAAATTGGGGAGTGGAAAGTTATCAACATTATTGAATTGGTATTAATCTTTTGGAgataatttttacttatttctaaTCAGTAGTATTCAATTATTGCTTATTTATAATCCATTAAAAGGCGAgggacaataataaaaaaacaggttCTTACAATAACTGTAACTATGCTGACAACATTGATGAATTCAACATTTATTCTTGTCTATGGTGCTCATTCGTTCATTcaaaactttcaatattttacttcattcaatcattcaataAAGTAAACTTTCTGTGGGTGGCTGACGCTgaagttttaaaattgtaatttactttttctcattttaaatcaaactttttattagttaaaagttaacttattatttatttagtattcagtattaataataaattaaatcattgtGGCTTCTCGCCACATTCAATTCATAAGTGGgagtgttgtttatttttacaacttttaCAAAATTCTTTCGCTGTCTTGTTTACAATTTTGTGGAAAATTGTAGCAATGGCTGGTAAAATTTACTTTGCATTAGCACTGGTGTGCATAGTACCGATCGTGTATGCTTGTAACGAAGCTATTTGTGCGAGTGTGGTATCAAAATGTATGTTAACTCAATCTTGTAAGTGTGACTTGAAGGATTGTTCTTGCTGCAAAGACTGCTTTAACTGCCTCAGCTACTTGTACAGCGAGTGCTGCAGTTGTGTTGGTAAGTATTTCCATTTATTACACTTTTATTTGGTGAAAATAGTTTGTGTCAGTGCCacaatattagaaaaaaaaacatgttaagcTCAACCATTTCATGAAAGTTTACCTGattattgaatttgaattaagtTTCAACAACTTAGGTACATTTGAAAGTCCATTTAATTTCCCCTTACTGATAAAATCCATGCTTATTCATACTTCTCAGAACATAATAATACAATGGAGTAAACAATCAACTCATTTTATAATACATTGTAGATCTCTctgataatttaaaatcaacaatTTTGTTCCACAGACATGTGTCCAAAACCAAATGACACACAAACAGAGTTATCAAAAACATCCTACGTGGAGGAGTTAGCGGACGGCGTGCCTGGACTGTTTGCTGCTCTCACCAGTGACCCTGATCCTCAGCAGAGGTGGCTTTCCATCACATACCCAGTAGACATTGATCTGTCAGCCTACAGAGCAGTTCCCGATAAGACTGTGGTCTTCCATTTACGTAAGTAAAACAGAACaatacattgtttttgttgttcaaacattgaatataattataattcttaACTGCAAAGAAATATCCAAATCACTATGTATTTTCAATGGTCATATTGCAAATAATACTGGTTTCTTTATCATTGATTTGGACACCTGTTTTTAAGAgtttcttaaaatataattcaagtGGTGATCTGCACCTGAGCAATCAAAGTTGTATGCATGTATTCCGAATTAATATTGACATTGCAACTCCATCACTTAAATCTGTGTAGCATCTAcatatactaatacataaaataaagaggtacagtgtttgtttgttcgcCTTCTGATACTTCTGAACAGATTAAGAAATTCTATCTCTGTTGGGAATCTAGACTATCCCTGAGTAACATGAGTGATTATCCACGAGACGGGCCATATTTGGTTGAGGTACAGGTAAAAGTTCTACAGGGGAAACCgaggggaacagctagtaatctatctatactaatattataaagaggaaaactttgtttgtttggttgtaatggataaactcaaaagctactggaccgattttaaatattctttcaccattagaaagctatattatctgcgagtaacataggctatattttattcccatgcgggcagtagttcccacgggacgcgagtgaaaccgcgggaaaacggctagtaattaatataaaatcatttatgATCAAGTAAACAACTATAATGAATGACTCATAGTCATAGAACAAGATTTTAATTGACCACTCCTCACTTATTTGCATTGGATGTTAAATTATGCTCATATCAGATTACTTCACTGTTTACCATGTATTATATTTCCTTTAAATCCATCTATAATTAGTTGAGCATAGTAGGGGGTCCCCAGGTGGCCAAATGATCAAACAAAATGTAGAATAATAGGTAcagcaaatattaatttctgaGTATATTATTAACTGTTATTGAATTTCTTTATACTAAGCTTCTCAGAAGGGATATAGGTATTGTTTCCAATAAGTTTACAATAACaagtcttttgttttaacttaCTATAGAATTTATACATAAAATCAACAACATCTCTATTGATTTCTTTACCCTTGAGCGAAAGAAAGACACATGTTATATTACCTAGACCTCTAGAAATGTTCCTATGACGTGAAGCTACCCAGCTGCAGTTTGTCTTTCTACGATATAGTACATGCAtgtgtattgataaaataacgataacaaataaacacaataataacaCATGTTAAAGAAATTCTCCCTTTTCAATGTTTATTGATTCAATACAGTCCAATTGAGTCACCGCAAAACGCTATTCACATTGAAGATGCCCTAAAATTCCCAGACGAAAAAAATACTCTTAACCGTTAAGTAACCAACGTCGTCAATTATTTAATCTTTACCGACAATGTCTCATCTCATTCAATCCTCGGCtcttaagtataaaaaaacaaaagcttgcGCCGGCGCAGGCGTCCCACGGAGAGATGCGCGTGATTCATTAAAACGGAATGTAAACATCTACCTGCACCTGAGATGACTTTATTAACGATACAACGCAGGGTGGGCTGCCAATCGTcctttatttttagaagtaaaCATTTGTAAAGCAAATAGAATTATTTCCAGGAAGGTGGTATTATTAGAATATGCGTAGGTTCTGCGTATTACCAGTAGTGAGCGCGCAAACATGCAAGTAAGTAAAAGTGTATTACGTCTATTGTTTGTAGCTTCTATGGATGAAATACGAACAATGTATGGacttttcattaaaacaaatgactgttcACCATCATAATCGATTGCCTTTGAAACTCTGGGAATATCGATATAGAACACTATACCGTTATTACTAACTAAACTAAGTACATAACGGCTTATACTCAAAGCATATTAAGCCAACTTAAATCAATACATAGTGAAATGGCGTTGCGCGACGATTTAAAATATCATGTAGGAAAACACATAATGCATACTTTAATCAGCAAAGATATTATTTGAGTTAATTAATGGACATTTAAGATTAAGGAAAACAACACAGTTTCATTCAATACTCTTATAGACcttttatacatacttatatctTAAAGAGAGTCAGCAAACCTCGGTAGGGTCCACCAGGGCCAGAGCCTGCCGGGGcttcgggattgttcgaaagagttactgcggccctgcTACATATAGAGCTTAAGAAGG includes:
- the LOC110370603 gene encoding alpha-amylase 2, translating into MGWLVFCSLLVVATAANAYKNPYYAPGRSVNVHLFEWKWDDIADECERFLGPKGYGGIQISPPNENVVLWSYNRPWWERYQPMSYKLVTRSGDERQFADMLRRCNAVGVRIYVDAVINHMTGEPPENVGTAGSTAVFSDWNYPAVPFYRQHFNWPHCVIDGMDYVNNAWRVRNCELVGLKDLNQADEHVRNMIVNFMNHLIDLGVAGFRIDAAKHMWPSDLRIIYDRLHNLNTAHGFPANARPYIYQEVIDYGGEAISRDEYTPIGAVTEFKVGLELSNAFRGNNQLRWLSSWGPQWGLLAHEDSLTFIDNHDNERDHGGGGNVLTYKNPRPYKGAIAFLLAHPYGEPQVMSSFDFWDTEVGPPMDNNGNIISPSINSDDSCGNGWVCQHRWRQIYAMVGFRNAAGNTGLNDWWDNGSNQIAFCRGGNAFIAFNNDYWDLNQTLQTCLPAGRYCDVISGNKVGNSCQGKTVTVGNDGRAHITVGANDYDMMLAIHVGPESRL
- the LOC110370618 gene encoding protein twisted gastrulation is translated as MAGKIYFALALVCIVPIVYACNEAICASVVSKCMLTQSCKCDLKDCSCCKDCFNCLSYLYSECCSCVDMCPKPNDTQTELSKTSYVEELADGVPGLFAALTSDPDPQQRWLSITYPVDIDLSAYRAVPDKTVVFHLQSVEQESEPVSRDVVTLNCTVAYMSQCMSSDKCRASCRSMGANGLRWFHDGCCECVGDKCFSYGINESRCLACPGGKETAVNSLDEDLTYDDLDYGEEVDAQAV